One Malus sylvestris chromosome 14, drMalSylv7.2, whole genome shotgun sequence DNA segment encodes these proteins:
- the LOC126599898 gene encoding uncharacterized protein LOC126599898, translated as MDNENILNATQEPKGRRRKWEAFEEEVLLGVLEDFVARKQRCDTGAFKQGTLVEIAKAVNVLCPHSNIKANPHIESKLKKWKKTYSMVVDMINTSGFAWNDVKKCVEVDSDDAWQTYVQRNKEADGWRSKPFPLFDRFAYIFGKDRATGNVAETPAQMVEEQSHDHVGESDIGGDNFVSSMNQQSQQSTPSENSQRKRKRAVGSSSDGTEAIISGLKDFYVESGKRMQMVTEALVQGTADHTDIANELEAMGLSPMDQIDALSLILDKPKNVGVFRAIKPELKKVFVQRLLRDNASG; from the exons atggataacgaaaatattttgaatgctactcaagagccaaaaggaagaaggcgtaaatgggaagcatttgaggaagaagtattactaggagttcttgaggattttgttgctcggaagcaacggtgtgacaccggtgctttcaaacaaggtactttggttgaaatagcaaaagctgtcaatgttttatgtcctcattcaaatataaaggcaaatccacatattgagtccaagttgaagaaatggaaaaaaacatatagtatggtcgttgacatgataaacacaagtggatttgcatggaatgatgtcaaaaagtgcgttgaagttgacagtgatgacgcatggcaaacttatgtgcag agaaataaagaagccgatggatggagaagcaaaccttttccactgtttgatagatttgcatatatatttggaaaagatcgggctacgggtaatgtagccgaaacccctgctcaaatggtggaggaacaaagtcatgatcatgttggtgaaagtgatattggaggtgataattttgtttcttcaatgaaccaacaaagccaacaaagcaccccatctgaaaatagccaaagaaagaggaaaagagctgtgggaagttcaagtgatggaaccgaggcaattatcagtggactgaaagatttttatgttgaaagtgggaagaggatgcaaatggtaactgaagctttagttcaaggtactgcagatcatactgacatagctaatgaacttgaagcaatgggtctctctcctatggatcaaattgatgcattgtctcttattttggataaaccaaaaaatgtgggagtgttcagggcaatcaaaccggaactcaagaaagtgttcgtccaaagACTTTTAAGAGACAACGCAAGCGGATga
- the LOC126599146 gene encoding uncharacterized mitochondrial protein AtMg00810-like, with protein MDDIVVTGNNPVEQAALKKYLSSEFEMKDVGFLKYFLGIEVLRCKSRIFLSQRKYVHDLLEETGMSACKPIATPLAEGMKLGIDQNQVPVEKGRYQRLVGRLMYLAHTRLDLAHALSVVSQYMHNPEEQHISAVMRILSYLKGSLGKGILFRKNGHFRIECYTDADWVGSTDDRRSTYGYFTFVGGNIVTWRTRSKML; from the coding sequence ATGGATGACATAGTGGTTACTGGTAACAACCCGGTTGAGCAAGCAGCCTTGAAAAAATATTTGTCCTCGGAATTCGAAATGAAAGATGTgggttttttaaaatatttcctTGGGATTGAAGTGTTGAGATGCAAGTCCAGGATATTTCTATCACAAAGGAAATATGTTCATGACTTGTTAGAAGAAACCGGTATGTCGGCGTGTAAACCGATAGCTACTCCGTTGGCCGAAGGGATGAAGTTGGGTATCGATCAGAACCAAGTACCGGTTGAAAAAGGGAGGtaccaaaggttagtaggaAGATTAATGTACTTGGCCCATACTAGGCTGGATCTTGCTCATGCATTAAGTGTAGTTAGTCAATACATGCACAATCCCGAAGAACAACACATAAGTGCCGTTATGAGAATATTGAGTTACTTGAAAGGAAGCCTTGGTAAAGGAATTTTGTTTCGAAAAAACGGGCATTTCAGAATTGAGTGCTATACAGATGCTGACTGGGTAGGATCGACGGATGATAGGCGCTCGACATATGGGTATTTCACCTTTGTTGGGGGAAATATAGTAACGTGGAGAACAAGAAGCAAAATGTTGTAG